CTCGGGTGCGCAGCGATGCGAGATCCGACCCGGAGCCCGGTTCCGAATAGCCCTGGCACCACCAGTCGGTGCCGTCGAGAATGCGCGGTAGATAGTGGCGCTTCTGCGCTTCGCTGCCGTATTTCATCAGCACCGGCGCGACCATCGATACGCCGAACGGCAGCACCGTCGGCGCACCGATGCGTGCGCACTCCTCATCCCAGATGTGACGCTGCGTCGCGTTCCATTCCGGGCCGCCATATTCGGCCGGCCACGCGGGTGCGGACCAGCCGCGCCGGCCGAGAATCCGGTGCCAGCTCGCTAAATCCTCGCGGTCGAGTCGTTTGTGATCGAGTACCTTGGCGCGCAGTGCATGAGGCAGATTGACCTCGAGCCAGGTGCGGACGTCGACGCGGAACGCGTCGTCGGCGGGGGAATAATCCAGATCCATGCGCAGTGTCTCCTGGCCGCGACCGTCCCCGGCCCAGGACACACTGCGTACGTCATTGCAGCGGTTCTTTCAGCGCGGCAGGAATCGGCAGCGGCATCACGTCGATGCCTTCTTCGACCAAGGATTGCGCATCCTCCGGCGTCGTGACGCCACGAATGCTGCGCGCCGGCGCCTCGTTGTAATGAATGCGCCGCGCTTCCTCGGCGAAGCGCTCGCCCACGTTCTCGGTCTTCTCCAGCACCTCGCGCAGTGCGCGCATCACCTGCGCCTGCAACGCACGCGGATCGGCCGGCTGCGCCTGCGTCGCACCCGACAGGTTCAGGCGCGGCGCCGACGGCATCCGGTTGATCTCGGTCGTCCCGCACACCGGACATTCGACCAGGTTGCGGGACAACTGCGCTTCGAACTCATCGGCGGAAGCGAACCAGCCTTCGAACCGATGACCGTGCGGGCACTGTAAATCGAGGACCTTCATGCTGAATCAGGGCGTGTGGCGAGTGTAGCGCAAAACGCGCTTTTGTGAACGATCGTGCTAAACCAGGATCGCGCAGCCGGACAGCGGCCGCGTCACGGAATTGTAACGCGGCGCCCCACCCGCCGCTGACGCGCCGTCAGGGCTTCTCGACCGGGCCGAGCGGCCAGGTTCCGGAGAGCACCTTGTCGAGCCACATCGCGCCGATGATCGTCTTCACGTCAGTGATCTGGCCCGTGCGCACCCACTCCTGCAGGTCGGGCAGCGTCGCCGTGAAGGTTTCAAGGAACTCGCCTTCGTCGAGCTTACGCTCGCCGGCAGTCAGGCCGCGTGCGAGATACAGGTCGATGAATTCGGTCGAATAGGAAATGATCGGGTGAATCCGGGCCAGGAACATGTATTCACGCGCCGTGTAGCCGGTCTCCTCGCGCAGTTCGCGCACCGCGCAGGCGAGCGCGCCCTCTTCCGGATCGAGCTTGCCGGCCGGGAATTCGGCCATGACCTTGCCGATCGGATAGCGATACTGGCTTTCCATCAGCACACGGCCATCGTCGAACAGCGGGATCACCATTACCGCGCCGGGGTGCTGGACGTATTCGCGCGTGGCCTGCTTGCCATCGGGCAAACGAACGGTATCGCGCTTCAGCTTGAGAAACGAGCCGTCGAAAATCGCCTCGCTCTCGAGGCAAGTTTCGGTCAGTGCGGCGTCGTGATTGGGTAGTTCGGCCATCGGCGGGCTCCGGAGGAATGAGCACGCGACGGCCGAAGCCGTCAGCGTCGTTTGACGAGATACTGGAACGTGAAGCCGGGAAACGCGAACACGACGAAGAGACTGAACGTGATCGCGTAGAACTGCCAGCCCTGTTCGAAGCGGTTGCCGGCGCGCGACTCGAGCCAGAAGCCGAGCGCGCCGACGACGAAATACAGCACGATCAGCTCGCCGATCCGAACCCACGCATTCTTCTTCGTCGCACCGATCGGCACGATGGCGAAGAGGCGTTGGTTCAGGAACGGCACGTTGGCGCCCGCGAGCGCCAACAGCACGATGAACCAGCCGGCTGCCGACATTACAGCGGCAGCGTGTGACGAATCGCCTGCAGGCAGGCCGTCAGCAGCGGGCTCGGGATCAGGCCGAGCACGACAACTGCAATACCGTTCAGCACGAGGATCGTGCGCTTGCAGAAATCGCCGGTGACCGGGGTCGCATCCTGCGGTGCATCGAAGTACATCAGCTTGACGATGCGCAGGTAGTAGAACGCGCCGAACAGCGACGTGATCACGGCCAGCACGGCCAGCCACGTGAGACCCGCGTTGACGGTCGCCTCGAGAACCGCCAGCTTCGCGTAGAAGCCGACGGTCGGCGGGATACCGGCCAACGAGAACATCATGACCATCATCACGAACGCGAACACCGGGCTGCGCTTGTTGAGACCCTTGAAGTCGTCGATGGTTTCGGCTTCGAAATCGCGACGTGCGAGCAGCATCACCACGCCGAACGAGCCGAGCGTCGTGATCAGGTAGACGATCGCGTAGAACATCGCCGAGCTGTACGCGTTCGCCGGTGCGGTCGCGTCGCCCTTCACGATGCCGGCGAGCAGGCCGAGCAGCACGAAGCCCATGTTCGAGATCGCCGAGTACGCGAGCATCCGCTTGATGTTGCGCTGGACGATACCGGTGATGTTACCGACGATCAGCGACAGCGCGGCGAGGATCACGAGCGCGGTCTGCCAGTTCTGTGCGAGCGGCAGCAGGCCCATCACCAGGAAGCGCAAGCCCCACGCGAACGCGGCAACCTTCGGGCCGCCGCCGACGAACAGCGTCATCGCGGTCGGTGCGCCCTGGTAGACGTCCGGCACCCACATGTGGAACGGCACGGCGCCGAGCTTGAACGCGATACCGGCGACGATGAAGATCACGCCGAACATCAGCACGGCCGCATCGGTGTTGCCGCCGACCGCCTTGTACACCTCGCCCAGCTCGAGCGAGCCGGTCGCGCCGTAGAGCATCGAGATGCCGTACAGCACGAAGCCCGACGCGAGCGCGCCCAGCACGTAGTACTTCATCGCGGCTTCGCTCGACTGTGCGGCATCGCGGCGCAGCGCGATGACGGCATACAGCGACAGCGACATCAGTTCGAGGCCGAGATACAGCGTCAGGAAGTTGTTGCCCGACACCATCACCAGCTGACCGAGCAGCGAGAACATGCCCAGCAGGAACACGTCGCCGCGGAACATGTCGCGGTCTTCGAGGTATTTGCGCGAATAGACGAGCGAGACCGCGAAGCCGAGCGACACGACGGCCTTCATCATGCTCGCGAACGAGTCGACGACGACCATCCGCGAGAAGAAGTAATACTGCTGCGGGTCCAGCGCCTGAACGCCGAACCACACGCCGGCGACGATCGACGAAACCACCGCGATCAGATAGGTCAGGCGGCGGCCAGCGGCACCGGTAAAGGTGTCGTTCAGCCATGCGACGACGATGGCGACCATCACCAGCGCGTCAGGCAACAGGACATTCATAGGTGCGTTCATGATCTTGATTTCCTCCGCTCGCGATTACTGGGCCAGCGGCAGCTTCGACTGCGCGACGTGGGAGAGGAGGTTTTCCACGGAAACGTGCATCACGTCGGTGAAAGGCTTCGGATACAGGCCCATCAGCAGCGTGAACGCGGCGAGCACGGCCAGCATCGTGAATTCGCGACGGCCGATGTCCTTCAGCTTGGCAACGTGATCGTTCGCCACCGCGCCGAAGTACACGCGCTTGTACATCCACAGCGTGTAGGCCGCGCCGAGGATCAGCGTGAATGCCGCGCCGAACGCGATCCAGAAGTTGTACTGGACGGCCGCGAGAATCACCATGAACTCGCCGACGAAACCCGAGGTACCCGGCAGGCCGCAATTGGCCATCGAGAACAGCATCGCGAATGCCGCGAACTTCGGCATCACGTTCACGACGCCGCCGTAATCGGCGATCTGGCGCGAGTGCACGCGGTCGTACAGCACGCCGATGCACAGGAACATCGCGCCCGACACGAAGCCGTGCGAGATCATCTGGACGATCGCGCCTTCGACGCCGAGCTGGTTGAAGATGAAGAAGCCGAGCGTGACGAAGCCCATGTGCGCGATCGACGAATACGCGACCAGCTTCTTCATGTCGGCCTGCACCATCGCGACGAGGCCAATGTAGATCACAGCGATCAGCGACAGCGTGATCACGACCGGTGCCAGGAAGTGGCTTGCGTCAGGCGTGATCGGCAGCGAGAAACGCAGGAAACCGTACGCGCCGAGCTTCAGCATGATCGCCGCCAGCACGACCGAGCCGCCCGTCGGCGCTTCCACGTGCGCGTCCGGCAGCCAGGTGTGCACCGGCCACATCGGCACCTTCACCGCGAATGCAAGGAAGAATGCGATGAACAGCATGATCTGCGGCGTCATCGCGATCTTGGCGTTCTGCCACGTCGCGAGATCGAACGAATGCGTCTGCGTGTACAGGTAGATCAGCGCGACCAGCATCAGCAGCGAGCCGGCCAGCGTGTACAGGAAGAACTTGAACGCCGCGTACACGCGGTTCGGGCCGCCCCACACGCCGATGATGATGTACATCGGAATCAGGGTCGCCTCGAAGAACACGTAGAACAGCAGGCCGTCGGCCGCCGAGAACACGCCGATCATGATCCCGGACAGGATCAGGAACGCCGCGAGGTACTGTGCGACGTTCTCGGTGATCACTTCCCATGCGGCGATCACGACGATCACCGTGATCAGCGCGGTCAGCACGACGAACCACATCGAGATGCCGTCGACGCCAAGGTGATACGAGATGTCGAAGCGTTCGATCCAGGTCGACTTCTCGACGAACTGCAGCGCAGCCGTGCTCGAGTCGAAGCCCGTGATCAGCGGGATCGTGACCGCGAGACCGAGCAGCGAACCGATCAGCGCGACCCAGCGGGCCGTCCCCGGATTTTTGTCGTTACCCACCGCGAGCACGAGGAGGCCGAAAACGATCGGCAACCAGATCGCGGTACTGAGAATCGGAAAAGCGTGCATTAGTTGTCCCCCCGCCTTATTTGCCGCCGAGCGTTACAAACAGGGTCAGGAGCCCCAGCATGCCGATGATCATGGCGAACGCGTAGTGATAGATGTAACCGGATTGGAGGAAGCGGATCACGCCGGCGAACCAGCCGATGAACCGGGCGCTGCCGTTGACGAGGCCGTCGATCACGACGACGTCGCCTTCCTTCCACAGGCCGCGGCCGATCGCCACCGAACCACGGGCGAACACCACTTCGTTGATCTTGTCCATGTAGTACTTGTTGTCGAGCAGCGTGTAGATCGGACCGAATGCGCGGCGGATCGACGCCGGCAGCTCCGGACGCTTCAGGTACAGGAACCACGCGACGACGACACCGGCGAGCGCCAGCCACACCGGCAGGCCCGACACCGAATGCAGGCCCATGCCCACCCAGCCGTGGAACTCTTCGGCCATCTCGGCCAGCGCCGGATGGTTTTCGCCGATGAAGATCACCTTGTCGAACGCGACGCCGTGCTGGAAGAAGTCGCCGAACAGCATCGGGCCGATCGCGATCGCACCGATGATCACCGACGGAATGGCCAGCAGGACCAGCGGCACCCACACGACCCACGGGGTCTCGTGCGGCTCGTGCGCGTGGTCGTCATGACCGTGGCCATGGCCGTGATCGTCGTGACCGTGCGCGGCCGCCATGCCCATCGGCGATTCCGGATGCTTCGGCTTGCGGAAGCGCTCTTCGCCATGGAACACCAGGAAGTACATGCGGAACGAGTACAGCGCCGTGACGAACACGCTCGCGACGACCGCGAAGTACGCGAAGCCCGAACCCGGCAGATGCGACAGCTTCACCGCGTCGATGATCGAGTCCTTCGAGTAGAAGCCCGAGAAGAACGGCGTACCGATCAGCGCCAGTGAACCGACGAGCGACGTGATCCACGTGATCGGCATGTACTTGCGCAGGCCGCCCATGTTGCGCATGTCCTGGTCGTGGTGCATGCCGATGATCACCGAACCGGCGCCAAGGAACAGCAGCGCCTTGAAGAACGCGTGCGTCATCAGGTGGAACACGGCGACCGGGTAAGCGGACACGCCGAGCGCGACGGTCATGTAGCCGAGCTGCGACAGCGTCGAGTACGCGACGACACGCTTGATGTCGTTCTGGACAATCCCGAGGAAGCCCATGAACAGTGCCGTGATCGCGCCGATCACCGTGATGAACGACAGCGCGGTATCCGACAGCTCGAACAGCGGCGACATGCGCGACACCATGAAGATGCCAGCCGTCACCATCGTCGCCGCGTGAATCAGCGCGGAGATCGGGGTCGGGCCTTCCATCGAGTCGGGCAGCCACACGTGCAGCGGGAACTGCGCCGATTTACCCATCGCGCCGATGAACAGGCAGATACAGGCGACGGTCAGCAGGCCCCAGTCGGTGCCCGGGAAGTGCAGGCTGGCGAGCTCGGCACGCTTCGCGAACACTTCGCCGTAGTTCATCGAGCCCGCGAACGCCAGCAGCAGGCCGATGCCCAGCAGGAAGCCGAAGTCGCCCACGCGGTTCACGAGGAACGCCTTCATGTTCGCGTAGATCGCGCTCTCACGCGTGAAGTAGAAGCCGATCAGCAGGTACGACACCAGACCCACCGCTTCCCAGCCGAAGAACAGCTGCAGGAAGTTGTTGCTCATCACGAGCATCAGCATCGAGAACGTGAACAGCGAGATGTACGAGAAGAAGCGCTGGTAGCCGTCTTCTTCCGACATGTAGCCGATCGTGTACACGTGCACCATCAGCGAGACGAAGGTCACGACGACCATCATCATCGCGGTCAGCGAATCGACGAGGA
The sequence above is a segment of the Burkholderia diffusa genome. Coding sequences within it:
- a CDS encoding DUF2818 family protein, yielding MSAAGWFIVLLALAGANVPFLNQRLFAIVPIGATKKNAWVRIGELIVLYFVVGALGFWLESRAGNRFEQGWQFYAITFSLFVVFAFPGFTFQYLVKRR
- a CDS encoding DUF1178 family protein, which produces MKVLDLQCPHGHRFEGWFASADEFEAQLSRNLVECPVCGTTEINRMPSAPRLNLSGATQAQPADPRALQAQVMRALREVLEKTENVGERFAEEARRIHYNEAPARSIRGVTTPEDAQSLVEEGIDVMPLPIPAALKEPLQ
- a CDS encoding NADH-quinone oxidoreductase subunit M: MHAFPILSTAIWLPIVFGLLVLAVGNDKNPGTARWVALIGSLLGLAVTIPLITGFDSSTAALQFVEKSTWIERFDISYHLGVDGISMWFVVLTALITVIVVIAAWEVITENVAQYLAAFLILSGIMIGVFSAADGLLFYVFFEATLIPMYIIIGVWGGPNRVYAAFKFFLYTLAGSLLMLVALIYLYTQTHSFDLATWQNAKIAMTPQIMLFIAFFLAFAVKVPMWPVHTWLPDAHVEAPTGGSVVLAAIMLKLGAYGFLRFSLPITPDASHFLAPVVITLSLIAVIYIGLVAMVQADMKKLVAYSSIAHMGFVTLGFFIFNQLGVEGAIVQMISHGFVSGAMFLCIGVLYDRVHSRQIADYGGVVNVMPKFAAFAMLFSMANCGLPGTSGFVGEFMVILAAVQYNFWIAFGAAFTLILGAAYTLWMYKRVYFGAVANDHVAKLKDIGRREFTMLAVLAAFTLLMGLYPKPFTDVMHVSVENLLSHVAQSKLPLAQ
- a CDS encoding NUDIX domain-containing protein; amino-acid sequence: MAELPNHDAALTETCLESEAIFDGSFLKLKRDTVRLPDGKQATREYVQHPGAVMVIPLFDDGRVLMESQYRYPIGKVMAEFPAGKLDPEEGALACAVRELREETGYTAREYMFLARIHPIISYSTEFIDLYLARGLTAGERKLDEGEFLETFTATLPDLQEWVRTGQITDVKTIIGAMWLDKVLSGTWPLGPVEKP
- the nuoN gene encoding NADH-quinone oxidoreductase subunit NuoN produces the protein MNVLLPDALVMVAIVVAWLNDTFTGAAGRRLTYLIAVVSSIVAGVWFGVQALDPQQYYFFSRMVVVDSFASMMKAVVSLGFAVSLVYSRKYLEDRDMFRGDVFLLGMFSLLGQLVMVSGNNFLTLYLGLELMSLSLYAVIALRRDAAQSSEAAMKYYVLGALASGFVLYGISMLYGATGSLELGEVYKAVGGNTDAAVLMFGVIFIVAGIAFKLGAVPFHMWVPDVYQGAPTAMTLFVGGGPKVAAFAWGLRFLVMGLLPLAQNWQTALVILAALSLIVGNITGIVQRNIKRMLAYSAISNMGFVLLGLLAGIVKGDATAPANAYSSAMFYAIVYLITTLGSFGVVMLLARRDFEAETIDDFKGLNKRSPVFAFVMMVMMFSLAGIPPTVGFYAKLAVLEATVNAGLTWLAVLAVITSLFGAFYYLRIVKLMYFDAPQDATPVTGDFCKRTILVLNGIAVVVLGLIPSPLLTACLQAIRHTLPL
- the nuoL gene encoding NADH-quinone oxidoreductase subunit L → MSTTLNENLLLAIPLAPLAGSLIAGLFGNAVGRKGAHRITILGVLIAFLLSAKVFLDVMGGASFNATVYEWMNVGSLKLEVGFLVDSLTAMMMVVVTFVSLMVHVYTIGYMSEEDGYQRFFSYISLFTFSMLMLVMSNNFLQLFFGWEAVGLVSYLLIGFYFTRESAIYANMKAFLVNRVGDFGFLLGIGLLLAFAGSMNYGEVFAKRAELASLHFPGTDWGLLTVACICLFIGAMGKSAQFPLHVWLPDSMEGPTPISALIHAATMVTAGIFMVSRMSPLFELSDTALSFITVIGAITALFMGFLGIVQNDIKRVVAYSTLSQLGYMTVALGVSAYPVAVFHLMTHAFFKALLFLGAGSVIIGMHHDQDMRNMGGLRKYMPITWITSLVGSLALIGTPFFSGFYSKDSIIDAVKLSHLPGSGFAYFAVVASVFVTALYSFRMYFLVFHGEERFRKPKHPESPMGMAAAHGHDDHGHGHGHDDHAHEPHETPWVVWVPLVLLAIPSVIIGAIAIGPMLFGDFFQHGVAFDKVIFIGENHPALAEMAEEFHGWVGMGLHSVSGLPVWLALAGVVVAWFLYLKRPELPASIRRAFGPIYTLLDNKYYMDKINEVVFARGSVAIGRGLWKEGDVVVIDGLVNGSARFIGWFAGVIRFLQSGYIYHYAFAMIIGMLGLLTLFVTLGGK